The Deltaproteobacteria bacterium genome contains the following window.
TTCAATTTCCCGAGAGCCGTCTCCACCATTTTTTGACCGCCACTCTGCGGACCATCGCCTTCCATCGCCGTCAAATTGGGAAGTTCCGCAGGTTGCGAAGCCCCCATCCCAAGTTTTTCCTCGAGCGCGCCTTTCTTCTCCGCTAACTTCTGTAAATAGGCCTCCGCAATGAGCTCCTGATTTGTTCCGGCCGCCAGTTCGGCCGCTGCCGTGAGTGTCGGCCCCCCCACATTACCGACCAGGTCGGTCATCGCCACGCCATGCCCCGCCGCAATCACCTTACCGTCCGACCACCCAACGGTCATCGCATTCACGCCCGCACGCGCCTCCGTCATGGAAAAGAACTCCTTCGTGACATCCCACGCCATCTCCGTCATCTTGCCGTCTCGCTTGAGGACCACGGCGTCCAGAAAAAAGCCATAGTCATACCGAATGGCTTGCGAGGCACATTCCTCGGCACTGTATTCCGATAAACCGACTTTTGCGCGGTGGGTGTTGATGACCGCGCAGATGATATCAAAAGCGTCGGGCGCCTGCGTCGGCTGAAGCGGCGACTTGGTACTCGTTTTGGGTTGTTTCGTAAGCTTCGACTTGGCCTGCTGCACCATGGTCCAAGCGCCTTTTGACGGCTTCGGAGCACTCACGCCGTACACGATACCGGGTAACACGCTCAGACCCAGCATCACCGCCAACCATTTCCTGGTACGCATCGTTGCCCCCTACGCATTCCACGGTTGCATGTCACGTTACGGACAGGTCCACACCCCAAGTAGTTCAATCTGACGGACTTGTGCTTAAAGAGCTTCTCACAAATTATCACAAAGTGTTTACTTGCGCAGCTGCGCCGGCAGGATATTCTTCCGCATCCGCAGGAAATTCGGCGTCACTTCGACTTGCTCGTCGTCGCGGATGAACTCGATCGCTTGTTCCAACGTGATCGGCACGATCGGCGCGAGCGACGTGCTTTCGTCTTTTGCGGCCGCACGCATATTGGTGAGCTTCTTCGCCTTGCACGCGTTCACGTTCAGATCCACTTCCCGATTGTGCTCCCCGATAATCATCCCCTCGTAGACCTCCACGCCCGGCACCACAAACAACCGGCCTCGCGGTTCGAGATGAAACAGGCCGTATTCCACTGCCGCGCCGGACCGATCCGCCACTAACGATCCTGTCACACGACTCTGCAGATCGCCGCGATACGGTTCATAGCCTTGCAGATACGAATTCATCAGCCCGGTCCCTTTGGTGTCGGTCAGGAACTCGCTGCGATACCCGATCAAGCCGCGCGATGGGATCGAGAATTCCAACCGAACCCGTCCGGAACCGTGATTCACCATGTTGGTCATGCGGCCGAGTCGCCGCGAGACCTTTTCGGTCACGACGCCGGTAAAGTCTTCATGGATGTCCACAAACAGATGTTCGATCGGTTCCAATTGTTCGCCGCGCGGTCCGGTCTTGAAGATGATCCGCGGCCGCCCCACCGCTAATTCGAATCCTTCCCGCCGCATCGTTTCGATCAGGATCGCCATCTGAAATTCGCCGCGCCCTTGCACCACGAAACAATCGGGACTCTCGCCCGGCATCACGCGCAGCGCCACATTGTGGAGCGTTTCTTTCTCCAGCCGTTCCAAAATGCGGCGCGACTGGACGAATTTGCCGTCGCGCCCGGACAACGGCGACGTGTTCACCATGAACGACATCGCGACCGTTGGTTCATCCACGACGATCCGCGGCAACGCCTTCGGCGACTCGGCCGCACAGATCGTGTCGCCGATCGCGACCTCTTCGATCCCGGAGAGGATCACGATATCGCCCGGCTCTACGAGCTCGGCCTCATGCGTTTGAATCCCTTCGTAGACTTGGAGACTGGAGATCTTGAGGGAACGCGGCACGCCATCGGCGGCCAGTCGGACCAAGTGTTCTCCCTGATGGGCCTGGCCATGAAAGACCCGCCCGACCGCCAGGCGACCGACGTAATCGGAATATGCCAAATTGGTCACGAGCATTTGGAACGGCTCGGTCGGATCGTAACGCGGCGGCGGCACTTCGTGCATGATCGCGTCGAGCAATGGCGCGAGATCGGTGCCCGGCGTGTCCAGCGTCGGCTGCGCAATGCCGTCGCGGCCAATGGCATACAACACGGGGAAATCGATCTGCCGTTCGTCCGCGTCGAGGTCGATGAACAGATCATACACCGCGTTCAGCACTTCTTGCGGCCGCGCATCCTTGCGATCGATCTTATTGATGACCAAGATCAGCGCCAACCGCGCCTCCAACGCCTTCTTCAAGACGAAGCGCGTCTGCGGTAACGGACCTTCCGAGGCGTCGACCAGCAAGATCGCGCCATCGACCATTTTCAGACCGCGTTCGACCTCGCCCCCGAAATCGGCGTGACCCGGCGTATCGATGATATTGATCTTGTGTCCTTGCCACGCGATGGAACAGTTCTTCGACGCGATCGTGATTCCACGTTCCCGTTCCAGATCCATACTGTCCATCACCCGCTCATCCACGGACTGATGGGCCTGAAACGTTCCACTTTGACGCAGCATAAAATCGACCAACGTCGTCTTGCCGTGGTCCACATGGGCGATAATGGCGATATTCCGTAAACGATCGTTCTGCGCAACGGTATGGGGCACGGCGTGATCCTTTCGTACTGTTTGGCTCAGTGACACTTGCTGGCGCGAAGAACGGACGACACTATTTCGCCATAAATCGATGCTTTTTCAGATAGGCCCGGGCAGCACGCAAGAATCGCTGCACGTCGGTAATGCATTGTTGCGCGTCGTGCTCCGTAAACACAAACGCCGCACTGTAATCCGATTCCTCGCGGTACTTTTGCGCCCGACTCAAGACACGACCATAACTCGAATCGAATAGACCAGGCTTGATGAACAGCAGGCTGAATCGGTTCAGGACTCCGGCATGACTCTTCGCCTCAATACCACGGGTCAATAGCAATGCGGTCGCCGCATGAAACGCGGCGTAATAGGCGCGCGAGATGGCATCGGCGTACAGGGATTGCGCCATTAAGACCTCGGCTGCCCGAAAACTCTCGCGCCCGCGTTCGATCTCGGCCCGAATGTTTTCCCGCTTATTGGCGACATTCATAGATCGATTCCATCCCGTGCAATTTCTTTCGCCAGCAGGCGTTCTCGACGTTGCAACAATCGATACCACTTTCGCTCGACAATCAGCGGCGACAAGATCCGCTCGGCCTGCACGGACAGGTCGTACGCTGCATCCAGCAGCTGATTTTTTTCCTCCCGCGTCAACGCGTCAACGACTACGAGGAGGTCAACGTCGGACTCCTCGGTCGCCTCACCACGCGCCCACGATCCAAACAGGCGATAGGCCTGCAGTCGCTCCCCCAACTGCTTCCGCAGTTGGGCCTTGTACATCGTGCACAATTTCCGTTCCCGAGGACTGAGCCGCATCGTGGGCGTCGTATAGAAAAGATGCGGGGCGGAGTCAAATAATCACTGGGAGCGTGAGGCGTGGGCACGACAGATGACAGCCCCGCTTCTTATTCAGACCCGTTCTCTCTCTGCCGTCGGTACAACCGCAGGCACCCGACGACGACGCCGGAGATAATATTGATACCACCGATCAGCCCGCCCCAAACCAGACTGGAGAGCATGATGGCGTCCCATGAAAACGCGAATTGAAACTGCAATGGTGAGGAATCAGGAGTAGTCGTAATCGGACTCCCATACAGCAAGGCTCCGACGACGATGTTTATGAGTGCGGCAACGCTGGCACCAATCAGAAACCCAAGCCCTAAGCCACACATCCCGCCGATTCCACCGGCTCGCAGATAGCGCCACCAGATGATTCCTTTTGGCATTGGCATGGATCTCTATTTTCAATGCTCCATTTGCTATTTTCTCGATCTTCCCGCTGACGACAAAAGCGAAAGCTTCAGAAAATAGATAATCGAAAATGGAAAATGGAGGACGATTTTCCTGGCGGAAAATCGTTGCGCCCCTGGCAGGGATCCCCTCCGCGCTCCGCACTGCGGGGACTTCCTCGGCGACCATCCGCCTGCGGCGGCTGGTGCCCGCCTCGGTCGTCGAACCTCGCCAGTGGCCCCTGCCTCCATTCCCGCACTGTGGGGCAACACCCGCCTTGCCTGGCGTCGGTGCGGTGCCGGCCAATTCCGTTCCCGCGCCAAAGGCGCAACCGGAGGCTGGTGTCCCCTCCGTGAACGCCGTGCCCGAACAACAACGTTCGGGCACGCCACTCCGGGGACCCGCATCCGTAATCGCTGCGGCCAGCAACTGCCCAGCCGCAGCTCAACGGCTGCGTGCCAGCCCCCGCCTGCGCCCCTGGCAGGGATCGAACCTGCGACCCCAGGTTTAGGAAACCTGTGCTCTATCCACTGAGCTACAGGGGCGTCTCGCAGCCCTTGGTTACCGGAATTCGCGCTGGAGAAAAAGTGGATTTTCTCTGGCAGAGATCCACTCCGCGCTGCGGGGACCCTGTGCCCGCACTAACCCATCGATCTAGCGTCGGCTCGTCTATCGACGATCAGCATGGCCTGCTGGGGGGCGCGCCAGATCCACTGAGCTACAGCGGCGATTAGTCGTATCGGACCAGCGAGCAGACGTCGTAGGCCTCCAGGGCGGCGCGGCCGGCTAGGAAGCCGAGTTCGATGAGAAATGCGCATTCGGCGACGTGCGCGCCCTGCCGCTCTACTAATTGCGCCGTCGCGGCCACCGTGCCGCCAGTGGCCAACAAGTCATCGATGATCAAGACGCGCTGCCCCCGCGTCAGTGCGTCGGCGTGGAGTTCGATCGCCGCCGTTCCATATTCCAGCGCGTAACTTTGCGTCACCGTGGCGGCCGGCAACTTCCCCTGCTTCCGGGCCAAGGCCAGCGGTTTTTTCAGTTCATACGCCAACGGCGCGCCGAACAGAAAGCCGCGCGACTCCACGGCGACAATTGCGTCGATCGGACGTTGGCGATAGCGCTCCACCCAATAGGCGGTGACGCGAGTACAGATTGCCGGTTGCAATAAGAGCGGAGTGATATCTTTAAACAGGATCCCCGGCTTCGGAAAGTCAGGAACGTCACGGATCGCCGCACGGACGGCCGTTGCTAATTCGCCACCGACGTATGCGTATTGACCAGCCATGTATGTTCCTCTCATCTATTGTTGTCGCGCCCGAAATGGCTTGTTCACTCTTCGTTCGCGCGGTCGTCCGGTCGCAACGTGTTTCTGCCATTTCTCTTGAGTCGGCGCCGCCGTCATCGTTGCGTTGGGCTCTATCGGCGTTGTCTCACGCTGCGCCACTGTCGTCTC
Protein-coding sequences here:
- the typA gene encoding translational GTPase TypA, whose translation is MPHTVAQNDRLRNIAIIAHVDHGKTTLVDFMLRQSGTFQAHQSVDERVMDSMDLERERGITIASKNCSIAWQGHKINIIDTPGHADFGGEVERGLKMVDGAILLVDASEGPLPQTRFVLKKALEARLALILVINKIDRKDARPQEVLNAVYDLFIDLDADERQIDFPVLYAIGRDGIAQPTLDTPGTDLAPLLDAIMHEVPPPRYDPTEPFQMLVTNLAYSDYVGRLAVGRVFHGQAHQGEHLVRLAADGVPRSLKISSLQVYEGIQTHEAELVEPGDIVILSGIEEVAIGDTICAAESPKALPRIVVDEPTVAMSFMVNTSPLSGRDGKFVQSRRILERLEKETLHNVALRVMPGESPDCFVVQGRGEFQMAILIETMRREGFELAVGRPRIIFKTGPRGEQLEPIEHLFVDIHEDFTGVVTEKVSRRLGRMTNMVNHGSGRVRLEFSIPSRGLIGYRSEFLTDTKGTGLMNSYLQGYEPYRGDLQSRVTGSLVADRSGAAVEYGLFHLEPRGRLFVVPGVEVYEGMIIGEHNREVDLNVNACKAKKLTNMRAAAKDESTSLAPIVPITLEQAIEFIRDDEQVEVTPNFLRMRKNILPAQLRK
- a CDS encoding HEPN domain-containing protein — translated: MNVANKRENIRAEIERGRESFRAAEVLMAQSLYADAISRAYYAAFHAATALLLTRGIEAKSHAGVLNRFSLLFIKPGLFDSSYGRVLSRAQKYREESDYSAAFVFTEHDAQQCITDVQRFLRAARAYLKKHRFMAK
- a CDS encoding nucleotidyltransferase domain-containing protein, coding for MRLSPRERKLCTMYKAQLRKQLGERLQAYRLFGSWARGEATEESDVDLLVVVDALTREEKNQLLDAAYDLSVQAERILSPLIVERKWYRLLQRRERLLAKEIARDGIDL
- a CDS encoding adenine phosphoribosyltransferase; the protein is MAGQYAYVGGELATAVRAAIRDVPDFPKPGILFKDITPLLLQPAICTRVTAYWVERYRQRPIDAIVAVESRGFLFGAPLAYELKKPLALARKQGKLPAATVTQSYALEYGTAAIELHADALTRGQRVLIIDDLLATGGTVAATAQLVERQGAHVAECAFLIELGFLAGRAALEAYDVCSLVRYD